Proteins encoded together in one Campylobacter peloridis LMG 23910 window:
- a CDS encoding cytolethal distending toxin subunit A/C has product MNKKYFFMLFFVLSVIFAGCSSKESINPLGRSFGKFNDSDPLKIGNTPTPPAKQEIPALISGDNLVPQVPLQPPITKINTFKGDNAKKGPLPRLKGENQFNDAAVFENRGFPSDFVTIMGPNGAALTVWALAPGNWIWGYTLANSKPFGDARVWQLIELPDDTVMIKNAKTNTCLNAYGNGIVHYPCDQSNYAQLWRLFPMDNGAFQIQNFATQKCIQTPITNVMTDFKFSFFNIFLAPCLKSGEKNLDRQWYISPPTFTAKTPYIKGIK; this is encoded by the coding sequence ATGAATAAAAAATACTTTTTCATGCTGTTTTTTGTTTTGAGTGTTATTTTTGCAGGATGTTCTTCAAAAGAATCTATCAATCCTTTGGGAAGATCTTTTGGAAAATTTAATGATAGCGATCCTTTAAAAATAGGCAATACGCCAACCCCACCTGCAAAGCAAGAAATTCCCGCTTTAATTTCAGGCGATAATTTAGTCCCGCAAGTTCCATTACAACCACCTATTACTAAAATAAATACTTTTAAAGGTGATAATGCTAAAAAAGGTCCATTACCGAGATTAAAAGGTGAAAATCAATTTAACGATGCTGCTGTATTTGAAAATAGAGGTTTTCCTAGCGATTTTGTAACCATAATGGGTCCAAATGGTGCTGCATTAACCGTTTGGGCTTTAGCTCCTGGTAATTGGATATGGGGATATACTTTAGCTAATAGCAAGCCTTTTGGTGATGCAAGAGTGTGGCAGCTTATAGAACTTCCTGATGATACGGTTATGATTAAAAATGCAAAGACAAATACTTGCTTAAATGCTTATGGCAATGGTATAGTGCATTATCCTTGCGATCAAAGCAATTACGCACAGCTTTGGAGGCTTTTCCCTATGGATAATGGAGCATTTCAAATTCAAAATTTTGCTACACAAAAATGCATACAAACTCCAATTACCAATGTTATGACAGATTTTAAATTCAGCTTTTTTAATATATTTTTAGCACCATGCTTAAAATCTGGAGAGAAAAATTTAGACAGACAATGGTATATTAGCCCACCTACTTTTACTGCTAAAACACCTTATATAAAGGGGATTAAATGA
- the pepT gene encoding peptidase T — protein MDIIQRFINYTKINTTTSRENGAAGIMPSSKNQTELAILLEKELKELGLTNITRRDNSITTALLPANTQNAPSIAFFAHLDTSMEQTNDTNAKITHYKGGDICLNENLQIYLKESEFKELKNYIGDDIIHTDGTSLLGADDKAAIAAIMDMLEFFVKNPDIKHGDIYACFLPDEEQGLRGAKAFDIKEINADFGYCLDCCEIGEFIYENWNAGDCEVEFIGKSAHPMSAKGKLINSLILAHKFISMLPNGEAPEYTENKEGYFWVKELKGNSAKTILKIDVREFDDEKYTQRMQFLQNLCDSFKKLYGEERINIKLSHRYKNVFNSLKTTDCLPIKLALQAYKNLNIEAKIIPMRGGYDGAVLSEKGLPCPNIFTGAHNFHSIYEYLPVKSLKAASKVLQELIILATK, from the coding sequence ATGGATATCATTCAAAGATTTATTAATTACACTAAAATAAACACTACCACAAGTAGAGAAAATGGAGCTGCAGGCATAATGCCATCAAGTAAAAATCAAACCGAACTTGCTATTTTACTCGAAAAAGAACTAAAAGAACTTGGTTTAACTAATATCACAAGAAGAGATAATTCAATCACAACTGCACTTTTACCAGCAAATACACAAAATGCACCTAGCATAGCCTTTTTTGCACATTTAGATACAAGTATGGAGCAAACTAATGATACAAATGCAAAAATTACTCATTATAAAGGCGGTGATATATGCTTAAATGAAAATTTACAAATATATTTAAAAGAAAGTGAATTTAAAGAACTTAAAAACTACATAGGAGATGATATTATCCATACTGATGGCACAAGTTTGCTTGGAGCTGATGATAAGGCTGCTATTGCGGCTATTATGGATATGCTAGAATTTTTTGTAAAAAATCCTGATATTAAACATGGTGATATTTATGCTTGCTTTTTGCCTGATGAAGAGCAAGGCTTAAGAGGAGCTAAAGCTTTTGATATAAAAGAAATAAATGCTGATTTTGGATATTGTTTAGATTGTTGTGAGATAGGTGAGTTTATTTATGAAAATTGGAATGCAGGAGATTGTGAAGTAGAATTTATAGGCAAATCAGCTCATCCTATGAGTGCTAAAGGAAAATTGATAAATTCTTTAATCTTAGCTCACAAATTTATATCAATGTTACCAAATGGTGAAGCTCCAGAATATACAGAAAATAAAGAAGGTTATTTTTGGGTCAAAGAATTAAAAGGAAATAGCGCTAAAACTATATTAAAAATAGATGTTAGAGAATTTGATGATGAAAAATACACTCAAAGAATGCAATTTTTGCAAAATTTGTGCGATAGCTTTAAAAAATTATATGGAGAAGAAAGGATAAATATAAAATTAAGCCATCGTTATAAAAATGTATTTAATTCCTTAAAAACAACCGATTGCTTACCTATAAAACTTGCTTTACAAGCATATAAAAATCTAAATATAGAAGCTAAAATCATCCCTATGCGTGGCGGATACGACGGAGCAGTGCTTTCAGAAAAAGGCTTGCCTTGCCCGAATATATTCACAGGAGCACATAATTTTCATTCTATTTATGAATATTTACCTGTTAAATCTTTAAAAGCAGCGAGCAAAGTTTTACAAGAACTCATTATTTTAGCTACAAAATAA
- the dcuC gene encoding C4-dicarboxylate transporter DcuC, with product MQTFYLLTAILGVIAVVYLLIKKVETKTALISVGFILCLVSFKPIEALSAFTHAMVQPALIKAICASMGFAFVMKVTKCDKHLVKLLTAPLKNVGFFLIPLAFMVTFFIAIAIPSAAGCSAAVGATLIPLLMASGIKPAMAAATVLCGTIGGILSPGVSHTALISEISGKNIQEIVLTQTPNALTAGVIVMISLMIMAVVFKDYQKGQVFEVASQGKSEDDIEKVNIFYALMPLVPLLVLIIGASPLNDYEFLTWTKQVGVAEAMLLGAIIALVVTMSRPDSIFKEFFNGMGKSYAEIIGIIIAASVFVAGLKACGVIDIIIEWLKNEQHYVRFGGTFIPFLMAMVTGSGDAAAMAFNKAVTIHAQDLGFDQVKLGTAVAMSAVLGRYLSPILGACIIVSAIAGVSPLEIVKRTALGCVVSVVVIAFVLL from the coding sequence ATGCAAACTTTTTATCTTTTAACTGCTATTTTAGGAGTAATAGCTGTTGTTTATTTGCTTATTAAAAAGGTAGAAACAAAAACTGCTTTAATTAGTGTTGGTTTCATTTTATGTTTAGTTTCATTTAAACCTATTGAAGCTTTGAGTGCTTTTACGCATGCTATGGTGCAGCCTGCTTTGATAAAAGCAATTTGTGCTAGTATGGGTTTTGCTTTTGTTATGAAGGTTACTAAGTGTGATAAACATTTGGTTAAATTATTAACTGCTCCTTTGAAGAATGTAGGATTTTTCTTAATTCCTCTTGCTTTTATGGTAACTTTTTTCATCGCTATAGCTATACCTTCAGCTGCTGGTTGTTCAGCCGCGGTTGGTGCTACTTTGATACCACTTTTAATGGCTTCTGGAATCAAACCTGCCATGGCAGCAGCAACGGTGCTTTGTGGAACTATAGGGGGAATTTTAAGTCCAGGTGTTTCTCATACGGCTTTGATTTCAGAAATTTCAGGAAAAAATATACAAGAAATTGTCTTAACTCAAACTCCAAATGCATTAACTGCAGGGGTGATAGTAATGATTTCTTTGATGATAATGGCAGTGGTTTTTAAAGATTATCAAAAAGGACAAGTTTTTGAAGTAGCAAGTCAAGGCAAAAGTGAAGATGATATTGAAAAAGTGAATATTTTTTATGCTTTAATGCCTTTGGTTCCTTTGCTTGTACTAATTATAGGAGCAAGTCCTTTAAATGATTATGAGTTTTTAACATGGACAAAACAAGTTGGGGTTGCAGAAGCTATGCTTTTAGGAGCGATTATAGCTTTAGTGGTAACTATGAGTAGGCCTGATAGCATTTTTAAAGAATTTTTTAATGGTATGGGAAAATCTTATGCAGAGATTATAGGTATTATCATAGCTGCTAGTGTTTTTGTTGCAGGTTTAAAAGCTTGTGGAGTGATTGATATCATCATAGAGTGGCTTAAAAATGAACAGCATTATGTGCGTTTTGGTGGAACTTTTATACCATTTTTAATGGCTATGGTTACAGGTAGTGGAGATGCTGCTGCTATGGCATTTAATAAAGCCGTAACTATTCATGCACAAGATCTTGGTTTTGATCAAGTTAAACTTGGCACAGCAGTAGCAATGTCAGCAGTACTTGGAAGATATCTTTCGCCTATTTTAGGAGCTTGTATTATTGTTTCGGCTATTGCTGGAGTTAGTCCTTTAGAAATTGTTAAAAGAACTGCCTTAGGTTGTGTTGTTTCAGTAGTTGTAATTGCTTTTGTGCTATTATAA
- the pepE gene encoding dipeptidase PepE, with amino-acid sequence MPKLLLFSASGYKDSAYLSHTREFMDDFLKENSMIDEEILFIPYAGVRRTYDEYEARVKEGLKKDNIKSLHHFHDKKEAILNSKVFLVGGGNSFMLLHKLYENDLLEILKERVKNGACYIGWSAGSNIAGLSIKTTNDMPIIMPKSFDSLGVFPYQINPHFISGKIAGHNGESREERLEEFLLTNPKDIVYAIPEGSALKVQDDNLKIIGYHDVLKLTYPFNVKYLKTNQECKI; translated from the coding sequence ATGCCAAAACTTTTGCTTTTTAGTGCTTCAGGTTATAAAGATAGTGCTTATTTAAGCCATACTAGAGAATTTATGGATGATTTTTTGAAAGAAAATTCCATGATAGATGAAGAAATTCTTTTTATACCTTATGCAGGAGTTAGAAGGACTTATGATGAATATGAAGCTAGGGTGAAAGAAGGATTAAAAAAAGATAATATTAAGTCTTTGCACCATTTTCATGATAAAAAAGAAGCGATTTTAAATTCCAAAGTTTTTTTAGTGGGTGGTGGCAATAGTTTTATGCTTTTACATAAATTATATGAAAATGATTTGCTTGAAATCTTAAAGGAGCGTGTTAAAAATGGAGCTTGTTATATAGGATGGAGTGCAGGTTCAAATATAGCCGGTCTTAGTATAAAAACAACCAATGATATGCCTATAATTATGCCAAAAAGTTTTGATAGCTTGGGTGTTTTTCCTTATCAGATTAATCCTCATTTTATCAGTGGTAAAATTGCCGGACATAATGGCGAAAGTAGAGAAGAGCGTTTGGAGGAGTTTTTACTAACTAACCCAAAAGACATTGTTTATGCTATACCAGAGGGTTCAGCATTAAAAGTGCAAGATGATAACTTGAAAATAATTGGTTATCATGATGTATTAAAACTAACTTATCCTTTTAATGTTAAATATTTAAAAACTAATCAAGAATGTAAAATTTAA
- the surE gene encoding 5'/3'-nucleotidase SurE encodes MKEILITNDDGYESEGLKKLIKMLRKEFKAKITIVAPATEKSACSHSITLTKPLRFHKVGRRFYKLDDGTPADCVYLALHALYKKRLPDLVISGINKGANVGEDITYSGTCAGAMEAVLHKIPAIALSQFYKDNQKELDYKLALKLTKKIVKNIFENGFPLGEKEFLNINFPSNKTAFQGLKICKAGKRIYSYEAHSNTNPRGVEYYWLAAANLDHENEKNSDIALLKQGYATITPIMLDLTAYKQIKNLKKWMKNG; translated from the coding sequence ATGAAAGAAATTTTAATCACTAATGATGATGGTTATGAGAGCGAGGGCTTAAAAAAACTCATAAAAATGCTAAGAAAAGAATTTAAAGCCAAAATCACCATAGTAGCTCCAGCAACTGAAAAATCAGCATGCTCACACTCTATAACCCTAACTAAACCTTTAAGATTTCACAAGGTTGGAAGAAGATTTTATAAACTTGATGATGGCACGCCTGCAGATTGTGTATATCTTGCTTTGCATGCTTTATATAAAAAGCGTTTACCTGATCTTGTCATAAGTGGGATTAATAAAGGCGCTAATGTAGGCGAGGATATAACTTACTCAGGCACTTGTGCAGGTGCTATGGAAGCAGTGCTTCATAAAATTCCTGCCATAGCTTTATCACAATTTTATAAAGATAACCAAAAAGAGCTTGATTACAAACTTGCTTTAAAACTTACTAAAAAAATAGTCAAAAATATCTTTGAAAATGGTTTTCCTTTGGGTGAAAAAGAATTTTTAAATATCAATTTTCCTTCTAACAAAACAGCCTTTCAGGGCTTAAAAATTTGCAAAGCAGGTAAAAGAATTTACAGCTATGAAGCACATTCAAATACAAATCCAAGAGGTGTAGAATACTACTGGCTAGCTGCTGCTAATCTTGATCATGAAAATGAAAAAAACTCAGACATAGCACTTTTAAAACAAGGTTATGCCACGATAACCCCTATAATGCTTGATCTAACAGCTTATAAGCAAATAAAAAATCTCAAAAAATGGATGAAAAATGGATAG
- a CDS encoding dinucleotide-utilizing enzyme, molybdopterin/thiamine biosynthesis family 1, whose translation MDRYTRIKWLVNEENFIKFQNTKVLVCGLGGVGGICVDTLFRSGFSNLTLIDADKFEITNQNRQLHSENIGEEKAKVFERIYNAKGIVSKIDDEFLKSFDLSEFDLIIDAIDDIPAKVALANLLDLKKQIFISSTGGARKLDPTRIKTTSIFKTHGDALAKKFRYELRKSGFKGDFDVVFSDEQAHCKDLGSFMGVTASFGLALASLALRKVLDKKA comes from the coding sequence ATGGATAGATACACGCGTATAAAATGGCTTGTTAATGAAGAAAATTTTATTAAATTTCAAAATACCAAAGTTTTAGTTTGTGGTTTAGGCGGAGTTGGTGGGATTTGTGTTGATACGCTTTTTAGAAGTGGCTTTAGCAATCTAACCTTAATCGATGCGGATAAATTTGAAATTACTAATCAAAACCGCCAACTCCATAGTGAAAATATAGGCGAAGAAAAAGCTAAGGTTTTTGAACGCATTTACAATGCTAAAGGCATAGTTAGTAAAATTGATGATGAGTTTTTAAAAAGTTTTGATTTGAGCGAATTTGATTTAATCATTGATGCGATTGATGATATACCTGCTAAAGTTGCTTTGGCTAATTTACTTGATTTAAAAAAGCAAATTTTTATCTCATCAACCGGTGGTGCTAGAAAGCTTGATCCAACGCGTATTAAAACAACAAGTATATTTAAAACTCATGGTGATGCCCTAGCTAAAAAATTCCGTTATGAGCTTAGAAAATCAGGCTTTAAAGGGGATTTTGATGTGGTATTTTCAGATGAGCAAGCTCATTGTAAAGATCTTGGCTCATTTATGGGTGTGACAGCTTCTTTTGGACTTGCTTTAGCTTCTTTGGCTTTAAGGAAAGTGCTTGATAAGAAAGCTTGA
- a CDS encoding GNAT family N-acetyltransferase translates to MIRKLDIKDLASYIKLFKQSVSTLCKNDYTKEQIHAWINIDQKAWEEKFQNQLGFAYEEKGQIISFISINLEEKTLDLYFTHANYAHQGYGKALLEFALKNYPYNEIYTFASLSAKNFFLKNNFEIIKENIVLKNQQELKNFLMKKEIK, encoded by the coding sequence TTGATAAGAAAGCTTGATATAAAAGACTTAGCTTCTTATATCAAGCTTTTTAAGCAAAGCGTATCCACTCTTTGTAAAAATGATTACACAAAAGAACAAATTCATGCTTGGATTAATATAGACCAAAAAGCTTGGGAGGAAAAATTTCAAAATCAACTAGGCTTTGCCTATGAAGAAAAAGGCCAAATCATATCTTTTATAAGTATAAATTTAGAAGAAAAAACTCTCGATCTTTACTTTACTCATGCAAACTATGCTCATCAAGGTTATGGCAAAGCTTTATTAGAATTTGCTCTTAAAAACTACCCTTATAATGAAATTTATACTTTTGCTAGTCTTAGTGCTAAAAATTTCTTTTTAAAAAATAATTTCGAAATCATAAAAGAAAATATAGTTTTAAAAAATCAACAAGAATTGAAAAATTTTTTAATGAAAAAGGAAATAAAATGA
- the bioC gene encoding malonyl-ACP O-methyltransferase BioC, producing the protein MQTFIRAKNTYSANSPVQKAMAKELCKMLSENDLSDFEAVFEFGCGVGVFSKALQECIKFKHYFLNDIYAFENPCKFDEFGIFDMNELKNHHFYTKKFDLIASNACMQWLKIDELLENLANMLNKNGILLFSTFGEKNFTQIKQSANLSLEYLTLEQIKQKLSKNFKIIKAKEELKELKFDHTLELFRHLKLSGVNALGDKFFISKAFLKNYEKEFQNTLTYHPLFFMCQI; encoded by the coding sequence TTGCAAACTTTCATAAGAGCAAAAAACACATATAGTGCTAACTCGCCCGTGCAAAAAGCCATGGCTAAAGAGCTTTGTAAAATGCTTAGTGAGAATGATTTGAGCGATTTTGAAGCAGTGTTTGAATTTGGCTGTGGGGTAGGGGTTTTTAGCAAGGCTTTGCAAGAGTGTATTAAATTTAAGCATTATTTTTTAAATGATATTTATGCTTTTGAAAATCCTTGTAAGTTTGATGAATTTGGTATTTTTGATATGAATGAGCTTAAAAATCATCATTTTTATACGAAAAAATTTGATCTTATAGCTTCCAATGCTTGTATGCAGTGGCTAAAGATAGATGAGCTTTTAGAAAATCTTGCAAATATGCTAAATAAAAATGGGATTTTGCTTTTTTCTACTTTTGGAGAAAAAAATTTCACTCAAATAAAACAAAGCGCTAATTTATCACTTGAGTATTTAACTTTAGAGCAAATTAAGCAAAAGCTTTCTAAAAATTTTAAGATTATCAAGGCAAAAGAAGAGTTAAAAGAGTTAAAATTTGATCATACTTTAGAGCTTTTTAGGCATTTGAAATTAAGCGGGGTAAATGCTTTGGGTGATAAATTTTTTATAAGCAAGGCATTTTTAAAAAACTATGAAAAAGAATTTCAAAATACCTTAACTTATCATCCTTTATTTTTTATGTGTCAAATTTGA
- a CDS encoding pimeloyl-ACP methyl esterase BioG family protein, producing MKTHFLHENANSSELILFFSGFCSHFSHFTHLKSDVNVLMVYDYTSFDWEINLHKFEKITLVGFSMGVCIASKILKDIKFDKKIAINGTNLPINDEFGIKKAIFKLTMKRFALEDFKANLLEKRMSLSDEFYFEKNEYLKEELLSLYEFCTKDLNENFTWDKAIISKEDKIFPSKHALNFFKEKAMFVDEPHFTFFKYHTWEALCKLS from the coding sequence TTGAAAACTCATTTTTTACATGAAAATGCAAATTCATCTGAGTTGATTTTATTTTTTTCAGGGTTTTGTTCGCATTTTAGCCATTTTACGCACTTAAAAAGCGATGTAAATGTTTTAATGGTGTATGATTATACGAGTTTTGATTGGGAAATTAATCTTCATAAATTTGAAAAAATCACTCTTGTTGGCTTTTCTATGGGAGTTTGCATAGCGAGTAAAATTTTAAAAGATATAAAATTTGATAAAAAAATAGCCATAAATGGCACAAATTTACCTATAAATGATGAATTTGGGATTAAAAAAGCCATTTTTAAACTTACGATGAAAAGATTTGCTTTAGAGGATTTTAAAGCAAATTTGCTTGAAAAAAGAATGAGTTTAAGTGATGAATTTTACTTTGAAAAAAATGAGTATTTAAAAGAAGAACTTTTAAGCTTATATGAGTTTTGCACTAAGGATTTAAATGAAAATTTCACTTGGGATAAAGCTATAATTAGCAAAGAGGATAAAATCTTTCCATCAAAGCATGCTTTAAATTTTTTCAAAGAAAAGGCAATGTTTGTTGATGAGCCACATTTTACATTTTTTAAATACCACACTTGGGAAGCACTTTGCAAACTTTCATAA
- a CDS encoding aminotransferase class I/II-fold pyridoxal phosphate-dependent enzyme, whose amino-acid sequence MQIAQILDELKQQNNFRILRSLKHEGKYVIYNEQKLLNLASNDYLNLSNEKSLKQDFLTHLKEFEFSSSSSRSLSGNYAIFDEFESFLEAKLGRKILHFNNGYALNVSCLQALASIKNTLFLADKQVHASIIDGLRLGGAKFIRFKHNNIKHLQSLVQKHYKEFENIIIVSEALFSMDGDFAPIKEFINLKKEFKNIKIYIDEAHSIGCFGDDGLGYVKFLGLEKEVDFLVFTFGKAIASMGACMISDEKDFFINKARAFIYSTAIAPINVAWTLHVFKHLYEFSTQRKRLLELSTWFKNALASKGVVLGDAYVISFILGQNALASEISKKLLENGIFAPAIKEPTVAKNTARIRFSLHAGLVKKDLEKVLEVL is encoded by the coding sequence ATGCAAATTGCACAAATTTTAGATGAGTTAAAGCAACAAAATAATTTTAGAATTCTACGCTCATTAAAACATGAGGGAAAATATGTTATTTATAATGAGCAAAAATTGCTGAATTTAGCAAGCAATGATTATTTAAATTTAAGTAATGAAAAATCATTGAAGCAAGATTTTTTAACACATTTAAAAGAATTTGAATTTTCTAGTTCAAGCTCAAGAAGCTTGAGTGGAAATTATGCGATTTTTGATGAATTTGAAAGCTTTTTAGAAGCTAAATTAGGCAGAAAAATCTTGCATTTTAACAACGGCTATGCCTTAAATGTTAGCTGTTTGCAAGCTTTAGCAAGCATTAAAAATACTTTGTTTTTAGCAGATAAGCAAGTGCATGCAAGTATTATTGATGGTTTAAGGCTTGGCGGGGCTAAATTTATAAGATTTAAGCACAATAATATAAAGCATTTGCAAAGCTTAGTGCAAAAGCATTATAAAGAATTTGAAAATATCATCATCGTAAGTGAAGCACTATTTAGTATGGATGGAGATTTTGCACCTATAAAAGAATTCATAAATTTAAAAAAAGAATTTAAAAATATCAAAATTTATATTGATGAAGCTCATAGCATAGGGTGTTTCGGAGATGATGGTTTGGGTTATGTGAAATTTTTAGGCTTAGAAAAGGAAGTGGATTTTTTAGTTTTTACCTTTGGTAAGGCTATAGCTTCCATGGGAGCTTGCATGATAAGCGATGAAAAAGATTTTTTTATCAACAAAGCAAGAGCTTTTATATACTCAACTGCTATTGCGCCTATCAATGTAGCTTGGACTTTGCATGTTTTTAAGCATTTGTATGAATTTAGCACTCAAAGAAAAAGGCTTTTAGAGTTAAGCACTTGGTTTAAAAATGCTTTAGCAAGTAAAGGTGTGGTTTTAGGTGATGCTTATGTGATATCTTTTATTTTAGGACAAAATGCACTAGCTAGTGAAATTTCTAAAAAGCTTTTAGAAAATGGTATTTTTGCACCTGCTATTAAAGAGCCAACTGTGGCTAAAAATACAGCTAGAATTCGCTTTTCTTTGCATGCTGGTTTAGTGAAAAAAGACTTAGAAAAGGTTTTGGAGGTACTTTGA
- a CDS encoding TPR repeat protein, Sel1 subfamily, with amino-acid sequence MKKILVVLTILFLNFAYSQEDLVEKGIKAYESGDYINAMKYYKQACDLNIGIGCFGIGALYERGEGVKKNNFKAVEFYKKSCDLNIGIGCFGIGAMYENGKGVRKDNFKAVELYQKACDLENGLGCSNLGFMYENGQGVKKDNLKAVEFHQKACDLNNGSSCNNLGIMYVNGSGVRKDLSKALEYFGKACDLKSDEGCENYARLKQ; translated from the coding sequence ATGAAAAAAATATTAGTTGTTCTAACAATTTTATTTTTAAATTTTGCATACTCACAAGAGGATTTGGTTGAAAAAGGGATTAAAGCCTATGAAAGTGGTGATTATATAAATGCTATGAAGTATTACAAACAAGCTTGTGATTTAAATATTGGAATCGGTTGTTTTGGTATTGGAGCTTTGTATGAAAGAGGGGAAGGTGTTAAAAAAAATAATTTTAAAGCAGTTGAGTTTTATAAAAAATCTTGTGATTTAAATATTGGAATCGGTTGTTTTGGTATTGGAGCTATGTATGAAAATGGAAAAGGTGTAAGAAAAGATAATTTCAAAGCAGTAGAATTATATCAAAAAGCATGTGACTTAGAAAATGGTTTAGGTTGTTCTAATCTTGGTTTCATGTATGAAAATGGACAAGGTGTAAAAAAGGATAATTTGAAAGCAGTTGAGTTTCATCAAAAAGCTTGCGATTTGAATAATGGAAGTAGTTGCAATAATCTCGGGATTATGTATGTAAATGGATCTGGTGTTAGAAAGGATCTTTCTAAAGCTTTAGAATATTTTGGCAAGGCTTGTGATTTAAAAAGCGATGAGGGTTGTGAAAACTATGCAAGGCTTAAACAATAA
- a CDS encoding adenosylmethionine--8-amino-7-oxononanoate transaminase yields MNLKELDLKHIWHPCTQMSDHEFLPLIPIKKAKGVYLYDFDERSYIDCISSWWVNIFGHCNEYINEKIKDQLQNLEHVILAGFSHEPIIKLSQRLCKLLPFDKCFFADNGSSAIEVALKMSFQYHLNNGSKKDKFLSLSNSYHGETLGALSVGDVALYKKTYEPLLLKSITTPVPTSKDYTKELEILESILKNHHHEICAFILEPLLQCAGNMHMYELGYLNEAVKLAKNYGVQVIFDEIATGFGRTGEMFALDYCSQSIDYICLSKAITGGYLPLSVVLTKDEIYEKFYDSYESQKAFLHSHSYTGNALACVAANATLDIFEKENIIAKNKIKSAFMKTQWESLKEFDFLGNFRNLGMVSAFDIQKSKYQRAGLEVFQRALEKGLLLRPLGNTIYFMPPYVINEDEIAYVVQSLREIFKDF; encoded by the coding sequence ATGAATTTAAAAGAACTAGACTTAAAACACATTTGGCACCCTTGCACACAAATGAGCGATCATGAGTTTTTACCTTTAATACCCATAAAAAAGGCTAAGGGAGTGTATTTGTATGATTTTGATGAAAGATCCTACATAGACTGCATTAGCTCTTGGTGGGTAAATATCTTTGGCCATTGTAATGAGTATATCAATGAAAAAATCAAAGATCAACTTCAAAATTTAGAGCATGTTATACTTGCTGGTTTTTCACATGAGCCTATCATAAAGCTTTCGCAAAGACTTTGTAAGCTTTTACCTTTTGATAAATGCTTTTTTGCAGATAATGGTAGTTCAGCCATAGAAGTGGCTTTAAAAATGAGTTTTCAATACCACTTAAACAATGGCTCTAAAAAGGATAAATTTCTATCACTTAGCAATTCTTACCACGGAGAAACCTTAGGTGCATTAAGCGTTGGCGATGTAGCACTTTATAAAAAAACCTATGAGCCTTTACTTTTAAAAAGTATCACAACACCTGTGCCAACAAGCAAGGACTATACAAAAGAACTTGAAATTTTAGAAAGCATTTTAAAAAATCATCATCATGAAATTTGTGCTTTTATACTTGAGCCTTTACTTCAATGTGCGGGCAATATGCATATGTATGAGCTTGGGTATTTAAATGAAGCGGTTAAACTTGCTAAAAATTATGGCGTGCAAGTGATATTTGATGAAATAGCCACAGGTTTTGGACGCACAGGGGAAATGTTTGCGCTAGATTATTGCTCACAAAGCATTGATTATATATGTCTTTCTAAAGCTATCACGGGTGGGTATTTACCACTTTCAGTGGTGCTTACTAAAGATGAAATTTATGAGAAATTTTATGATAGCTATGAGAGCCAAAAAGCCTTTTTACACTCTCATTCTTACACGGGTAATGCCCTAGCTTGTGTAGCAGCTAATGCGACTTTGGATATTTTTGAAAAAGAAAATATCATCGCAAAAAATAAAATCAAAAGTGCTTTTATGAAAACTCAATGGGAGAGTTTAAAAGAATTTGATTTTTTAGGAAATTTTAGAAATTTAGGCATGGTAAGTGCATTTGATATACAAAAAAGCAAATACCAAAGAGCAGGACTTGAAGTCTTTCAAAGAGCCTTAGAAAAAGGCTTGCTTTTAAGACCACTTGGAAATACAATTTATTTCATGCCGCCATATGTTATAAATGAAGATGAGATTGCTTATGTAGTGCAGTCTTTAAGAGAGATTTTCAAGGATTTTTGA